One Heptranchias perlo isolate sHepPer1 chromosome 2, sHepPer1.hap1, whole genome shotgun sequence DNA segment encodes these proteins:
- the htr5ab gene encoding 5-hydroxytryptamine (serotonin) receptor 5A, genome duplicate b isoform X1 has product MDFNTTLWNNQSTGPAEFYQKSVSIFSILILTLLAILVLATFLWNVLVLVTILRVRTFHRVPHNLVASMAISDVMVAALVMPLSLVHELNGRRWRLGKVLCQVWISFDVLCCTASIWNVTAIALDRYWSITRHLEYTLKTRKKISNIMIVLTWVLSAVISLSPLFGWGKTYSEEDEQCQVSQEPSYTIFSTFGAFYLPLCVVLFVYWKIYKAAKFRIGTRRTNTITPMPEVVEVKEASHQPQMVFTVRHATVTFQTDGDTWREQKEKKAALMVGILIGVFVLCWIPFFITELINPLCSCDIPPIWKSIFLWLGYSNSFFNPLIYTAFNKNYNNAFRNLFSRQR; this is encoded by the exons ATGGACTTTAACACCACGCTGTGGAACAACCAAAGCACTGGACCGGCAGAGTTCTACCAGAAATCGGTTTCTATCTTCAGTATACTCATATTGACTTTACTGGCCATCCTGGTGCTCGCTACCTTTTTGTGGAACGTGTTGGTCCTCGTCACCATCTTGAGAGTGAGGACTTTCCATCGCGTGCCTCACAACCTGGTAGCCTCCATGGCCATATCGGATGTAATGGTCGCCGCTCTGGTCATGCCTCTCAGCCTGGTGCACGAACTGAACGGGAggcgatggagactggggaaggtGCTGTGCCAGGTCTGGATCTCCTTCGACGTCCTCTGTTGCACGGCGAGTATCTGGAACGTTACAGCCATCGCTCTGGACCGCTACTGGTCCATCACGAGACATTTGGAATACACCCTGAAAACGAGGAAAAAGATTTCCAACATTATGATAGTCTTGACCTGGGTGTTGTCCGCCGtcatctccctctcacccctcttcggCTGGGGTAAGACGTACTCCGAGGAGGACGAGCAGTGCCAAGTTAGTCAAGAACCGTCTTATACCATCTTCTCCACCTTTGGGGCCTTCTACCTCCCTCTCTGCGTGGTCCTTTTTGTGTACTGGAAAATTTACAAAGCTGCTAAGTTTCGAATTGGAACCCGCAGGACAAACACGATTACACCAATGCCCGAAGTAGTGGAG GTGAAAGAGGCGTCCCACCAGCCTCAGATGGTCTTCACTGTCCGCCACGCTACCGTCACCTTCCAGACCGACGGCGATACCTggagggagcagaaggagaagaaagCGGCGCTGATGGTCGGCATACTCATCGGGGTCTTCGTACTGTGCTGGATCCCATTCTTCATCACCGAGCTCATCAACCCCCTGTGCTCCTGCGACATACCTCCTATTTGGAAGAGCATCTTCCTCTGGCTCGGATACTCCAATTCGTTTTTCAACCCGCTGATCTACACCGCCTTTAACAAGAACTACAACAACGCCTTCAGAAACCTCTTCTCCAGACAGCGGTGA
- the htr5ab gene encoding 5-hydroxytryptamine (serotonin) receptor 5A, genome duplicate b isoform X2, whose translation MDFNTTLWNNQSTGPAEFYQKSVSIFSILILTLLAILVLATFLWNVLVLVTILRVRTFHRVPHNLVASMAISDVMVAALVMPLSLVHELNGRRWRLGKVLCQVWISFDVLCCTASIWNVTAIALDRYWSITRHLEYTLKTRKKISNIMIVLTWVLSAVISLSPLFGWGKTYSEEDEQCQVKEASHQPQMVFTVRHATVTFQTDGDTWREQKEKKAALMVGILIGVFVLCWIPFFITELINPLCSCDIPPIWKSIFLWLGYSNSFFNPLIYTAFNKNYNNAFRNLFSRQR comes from the exons ATGGACTTTAACACCACGCTGTGGAACAACCAAAGCACTGGACCGGCAGAGTTCTACCAGAAATCGGTTTCTATCTTCAGTATACTCATATTGACTTTACTGGCCATCCTGGTGCTCGCTACCTTTTTGTGGAACGTGTTGGTCCTCGTCACCATCTTGAGAGTGAGGACTTTCCATCGCGTGCCTCACAACCTGGTAGCCTCCATGGCCATATCGGATGTAATGGTCGCCGCTCTGGTCATGCCTCTCAGCCTGGTGCACGAACTGAACGGGAggcgatggagactggggaaggtGCTGTGCCAGGTCTGGATCTCCTTCGACGTCCTCTGTTGCACGGCGAGTATCTGGAACGTTACAGCCATCGCTCTGGACCGCTACTGGTCCATCACGAGACATTTGGAATACACCCTGAAAACGAGGAAAAAGATTTCCAACATTATGATAGTCTTGACCTGGGTGTTGTCCGCCGtcatctccctctcacccctcttcggCTGGGGTAAGACGTACTCCGAGGAGGACGAGCAGTGCCAA GTGAAAGAGGCGTCCCACCAGCCTCAGATGGTCTTCACTGTCCGCCACGCTACCGTCACCTTCCAGACCGACGGCGATACCTggagggagcagaaggagaagaaagCGGCGCTGATGGTCGGCATACTCATCGGGGTCTTCGTACTGTGCTGGATCCCATTCTTCATCACCGAGCTCATCAACCCCCTGTGCTCCTGCGACATACCTCCTATTTGGAAGAGCATCTTCCTCTGGCTCGGATACTCCAATTCGTTTTTCAACCCGCTGATCTACACCGCCTTTAACAAGAACTACAACAACGCCTTCAGAAACCTCTTCTCCAGACAGCGGTGA